Proteins encoded by one window of Rubrobacter indicoceani:
- a CDS encoding EAL domain-containing protein, which produces MLLHRRRERSFKKRLSESEGRLKKLVDGMADALIVSTPEGRVLDVNRQAELSLGYTRAEMIGGSLCDFEVGFVPQKRSRSWNRLVSGGQVLVQGVYRCKSGRTFPTEATITLYELDGKPVVLSVVRDVSEREKALQEVRIGRERTEAMLRAVPDAVCRVDRNGRYLDVAAGEPRSLFRLKETVIGSTIPEVLGEEVGERFMRKLSRALETGELQTIEYPLVSYKGEQKQIEARIAKSGRDEAVYFARDITGRHEMQRRIEESEARSRAIVEAVPDLIFRFDRDGKCLELHADDEKFLLRPREQLIGHNIREVLPAVALKLYEQAYGEAILTGETQVFEYEVPRKKVFRHREVRVVASRPSGEAICFVRNIDERREFESRIHRLAYLDDLTGLPNRTAFVEELEAALSDPDRRPSAVILLNLRDFARVNGSLGREAGDRLIRIFAERGQRYLKGCAPRSFFARLWGNEFAVLLENTDLAQSRSLIEVGLEEYLDRPFRLDTTEVFLKPNVGMVAISSGDDPKEIMRRVSVALREAQRDADSLYKVYSREMGERSVYGLKLERDLRQAIEDGEIGVYYQPEVFLQDGQIYSLEALARWKHPQYGQISPAEFIPLAEETGLILALGDHVLSEACRRMSEWCRRLPHLSPCTVSVNVSTLQLCQTGFVEKVARTLRKNGLSPERLQLEITESAAVADFEASVRVFNELRELGVRIALDDFGTGYSSLSYLRRFSLDALKLDRSFIFEVSTDRSTAQVVSSIVNIAHALKLCVVGEGIETTEQLEALDLLNCDIGQGYLFSRPIPADETFTLLKGWTKREGRHPRPG; this is translated from the coding sequence ATGCTTCTGCATCGCCGCCGCGAGAGGAGTTTCAAGAAGCGGCTGAGCGAGAGCGAAGGTCGGCTGAAAAAGCTTGTTGACGGGATGGCCGACGCCCTTATCGTGAGTACCCCCGAGGGTCGTGTGCTGGATGTCAACCGGCAGGCCGAGTTGTCTCTGGGCTACACCCGGGCGGAGATGATCGGGGGTTCGCTCTGCGACTTTGAAGTGGGGTTCGTGCCGCAGAAGAGATCGCGGTCCTGGAACCGGCTGGTCTCGGGCGGACAGGTTCTCGTGCAGGGAGTTTACCGTTGCAAGAGCGGCAGAACATTCCCGACGGAGGCTACTATCACGCTCTACGAGCTGGACGGCAAACCGGTTGTGCTCTCCGTCGTGCGAGACGTATCGGAGCGTGAGAAAGCTCTGCAGGAGGTGCGCATCGGGCGGGAACGCACGGAGGCCATGCTCCGGGCCGTGCCGGACGCGGTGTGCCGGGTGGACCGAAACGGTCGCTACCTCGACGTTGCCGCCGGAGAACCTCGCAGCCTGTTCAGGCTCAAGGAGACCGTGATCGGAAGCACCATCCCCGAAGTCCTCGGAGAAGAGGTGGGTGAGCGCTTCATGCGGAAGCTGAGCCGGGCCCTGGAGACCGGAGAGCTGCAGACCATCGAGTACCCGCTCGTCTCCTACAAGGGCGAGCAGAAACAGATAGAGGCCAGGATCGCGAAAAGCGGGCGGGACGAAGCCGTGTACTTCGCCCGCGACATAACCGGGCGGCACGAGATGCAGCGGCGGATAGAGGAGAGCGAAGCCCGCAGCCGCGCCATCGTCGAGGCCGTGCCGGACCTTATCTTCCGATTTGACCGGGACGGGAAATGTCTTGAACTGCACGCCGACGACGAGAAATTCCTTTTGAGGCCGAGGGAGCAGTTGATCGGCCACAACATCCGCGAGGTGCTGCCCGCGGTCGCACTCAAGCTGTACGAGCAGGCGTACGGGGAGGCGATTCTCACCGGAGAAACGCAGGTCTTCGAGTACGAAGTGCCCAGGAAAAAGGTTTTTCGCCACCGCGAGGTACGCGTGGTTGCGAGCCGTCCGAGCGGGGAGGCCATCTGCTTTGTCCGAAACATAGACGAGCGCAGGGAATTCGAGTCCCGTATACACCGCCTCGCCTACCTAGACGACCTCACCGGGCTCCCGAACCGGACGGCGTTTGTGGAAGAACTCGAAGCCGCGCTATCCGATCCGGACAGGCGACCCTCGGCCGTTATCCTGCTGAACCTCAGGGACTTTGCAAGGGTCAACGGCTCCCTTGGCCGGGAGGCCGGGGACCGGCTTATCAGGATCTTCGCGGAGCGGGGCCAGAGGTACCTGAAGGGTTGTGCTCCCCGGTCCTTCTTTGCCCGTCTCTGGGGCAACGAGTTCGCGGTGCTTCTTGAGAACACGGACCTTGCGCAGAGCAGGAGCCTGATCGAAGTCGGCCTCGAGGAGTACCTTGACAGACCGTTCAGGCTGGACACGACGGAGGTCTTTCTCAAGCCGAACGTCGGGATGGTGGCTATCAGTTCCGGGGACGACCCGAAGGAGATCATGCGCCGCGTCTCGGTTGCTCTGCGCGAGGCCCAGCGCGACGCCGACTCCCTCTACAAGGTCTACAGCCGGGAGATGGGTGAGCGTTCGGTCTACGGGCTGAAGCTCGAAAGAGATCTCAGACAGGCCATCGAAGACGGCGAGATCGGGGTCTACTATCAGCCGGAGGTCTTTCTTCAGGACGGGCAGATCTACAGCCTCGAAGCCCTCGCCCGCTGGAAGCATCCGCAATACGGTCAGATAAGCCCGGCGGAGTTTATACCGCTCGCAGAGGAGACAGGCCTGATCCTCGCCCTCGGGGACCACGTTCTCTCGGAGGCCTGCCGACGGATGAGCGAGTGGTGCAGGAGGCTCCCGCACCTCTCACCCTGCACCGTCAGCGTGAACGTCTCGACCCTGCAGCTGTGTCAGACCGGTTTTGTAGAGAAGGTCGCCCGGACGCTCCGGAAAAACGGGCTGAGCCCGGAGCGACTCCAGCTTGAGATAACCGAGAGCGCCGCCGTCGCCGACTTCGAAGCCTCCGTACGGGTCTTTAACGAACTTCGCGAACTCGGCGTACGCATCGCCCTCGACGACTTCGGGACGGGTTACTCCTCGCTCTCCTACCTCAGACGTTTCTCACTTGACGCGCTGAAGCTCGACCGCTCGTTTATCTTTGAGGTGTCGACCGACCGCTCTACGGCGCAAGTCGTATCATCCATCGTCAACATCGCCCACGCTCTTAAACTGTGCGTTGTCGGAGAGGGCATCGAAACCACCGAACAACTCGAAGCTCTTGACCTGCTCAACTGCGATATCGGTCAGGGCTACCTTTTCTCCCGCCCTATCCCCGCTGATGAG
- a CDS encoding dihydroxy-acid dehydratase yields MRVAVVSPDASGLAKSVAGENIETVGFGVPFYPEGWGVALIREWVADSLEMSLLSESVDTLVFEADTPAELAGIITAAVRLNLLTVCVAPPTGVFTAAVATLGFTPLGEKGNVAEILREAEGERGLRARRMVDSFSLANALRVALVLGGGSEALVHLAAVGREAEVVGFPRMARVLTPETPSVSSPGSGWYERHGLPGVLAHLGDTLRDTRTVSGTLKSFAAEPEEIPAREFYCDFVRARTSGAEVMCRVPVGTEEISGRCRIFDSEEAAVEGLSKLSGRPAAEAENAAADNSVGEEDAGKIIFVVRGCGTSGVPGLTVLDKLAGSIAALGLMEQVSVLTDGLAPDGAPGSWATMFTPEAAAGGVIGRLTNDDLLKIDLEEGRILTSVNTEDLSRRRTFRKPSHKKLPAYARRYAKYNLPPAEGGSFS; encoded by the coding sequence TTGAGGGTAGCGGTGGTCTCGCCGGACGCTTCGGGGCTTGCGAAGTCGGTCGCCGGGGAAAACATCGAGACGGTCGGGTTCGGCGTGCCGTTCTACCCCGAGGGCTGGGGCGTCGCCCTGATCCGGGAGTGGGTCGCCGACAGCCTGGAGATGAGCCTGCTCTCCGAATCGGTGGACACGCTCGTCTTTGAGGCGGACACCCCGGCGGAGCTTGCCGGGATCATCACCGCCGCCGTCCGGCTGAACCTGCTGACGGTCTGCGTCGCGCCGCCGACGGGCGTTTTCACCGCCGCCGTCGCCACGCTGGGTTTCACGCCGCTCGGAGAGAAAGGGAACGTCGCGGAGATACTGCGCGAGGCGGAGGGCGAGCGCGGACTCCGCGCCCGACGGATGGTGGACAGCTTCTCCCTGGCGAACGCGCTGCGGGTCGCGCTCGTTCTCGGGGGCGGTTCGGAGGCGCTCGTACACCTCGCCGCCGTAGGTCGGGAGGCGGAGGTCGTGGGCTTTCCCCGCATGGCCCGCGTCCTGACCCCTGAGACGCCCTCGGTCTCCTCACCCGGCTCGGGCTGGTACGAAAGGCACGGCCTGCCCGGTGTTCTCGCTCACCTCGGGGACACCCTGCGCGATACGCGGACGGTCTCCGGTACGCTCAAGTCCTTTGCCGCCGAGCCGGAAGAGATCCCGGCCCGGGAGTTCTACTGCGACTTCGTGCGGGCCCGCACCTCGGGGGCGGAGGTGATGTGCCGCGTCCCCGTGGGGACGGAGGAGATCTCGGGCCGCTGCCGCATCTTCGACTCGGAGGAGGCCGCCGTCGAGGGCCTCTCGAAGCTGTCGGGCCGGCCCGCCGCCGAAGCCGAAAATGCCGCCGCAGATAATAGTGTCGGCGAGGAAGACGCCGGAAAGATAATCTTTGTCGTGCGGGGCTGCGGCACGAGCGGTGTCCCCGGCCTGACGGTGCTGGACAAGCTGGCGGGCTCCATCGCCGCGCTCGGCCTGATGGAGCAGGTCTCCGTGCTGACCGACGGCCTCGCACCGGACGGCGCACCCGGGTCCTGGGCGACCATGTTCACGCCGGAAGCGGCTGCAGGCGGCGTTATAGGCCGCCTCACCAACGACGATCTCCTTAAAATAGACCTGGAAGAGGGACGCATTCTTACCTCGGTGAACACGGAAGACCTTTCCCGCCGCCGAACCTTCAGAAAACCATCCCACAAAAAGCTCCCGGCCTACGCCCGAAGATACGCCAAATACAACCTTCCGCCCGCTGAAGGTGGCTCCTTCAGCTGA
- the gatB gene encoding Asp-tRNA(Asn)/Glu-tRNA(Gln) amidotransferase subunit GatB has translation MTQTTENSTAGRTYEAVIGLEFHVHLATKTKMFCGCRVTYGDEPNTHTCPVCLGHPGALPVVNERAMELGARAGLALNATVNERSVFARKNYFYPDLPKGYQISQFDEPICTGGHVDVPVGDETVRVGITRLHLEEDAAKNVHVGESGRMHGSTRSLVDFNRGGTPLMEIVTEPDIPSPEAARATANQLKEIMRAIGVSEADMEKGQLRCDANVSIRNEDGSFGTKTELKNMNSFRFVERGLVRELERQREILESGGRVEPSTMHYDPTTDEVHSLRSKEEAHDYRYFPEPDLLPIEHSSGWVDEIRSRMPELPDEMRRRFVSDYGLSSYDAGVLTADRDLAAFYEEVAGQTDPKQAANWTSGDLRALLNEKNTEISRSGVTPRHLVSLIRLVEDGTVSRSAAKTVLAKVSETGDEPQAVIEREGLAQTDTDELSGILDDVIRKNPDEAERVRGGDQKVIGFLVGQVMKVTRGNADGGEVRRLFLEKLGL, from the coding sequence TTGACGCAGACTACGGAGAATTCTACGGCGGGCCGGACGTACGAGGCCGTGATCGGGCTCGAGTTCCACGTCCATCTCGCCACAAAGACCAAGATGTTCTGCGGATGCCGCGTTACCTACGGCGACGAACCGAACACCCACACCTGCCCGGTCTGTCTCGGGCATCCCGGCGCGCTCCCGGTTGTGAACGAAAGGGCGATGGAGCTCGGCGCGCGGGCCGGGCTTGCGCTGAACGCGACCGTCAACGAACGGTCGGTCTTCGCCAGAAAGAACTATTTCTATCCCGACCTGCCGAAGGGGTATCAGATCAGCCAGTTCGACGAACCCATCTGCACCGGAGGCCACGTTGACGTGCCCGTCGGCGACGAAACGGTCCGCGTCGGGATAACCCGGCTGCATTTAGAGGAGGACGCCGCAAAGAACGTCCACGTCGGGGAATCGGGCAGGATGCACGGCTCCACGCGGTCGCTCGTGGACTTCAACCGGGGCGGCACCCCCCTGATGGAGATAGTGACCGAGCCGGACATCCCCTCGCCCGAAGCGGCGCGGGCGACGGCAAACCAGCTCAAGGAGATCATGCGCGCGATAGGCGTCTCCGAGGCGGATATGGAGAAGGGACAGCTCCGCTGCGACGCAAACGTCTCCATCCGCAACGAGGACGGCTCCTTCGGCACAAAGACCGAGCTGAAGAACATGAACTCCTTTCGCTTTGTCGAGCGCGGACTTGTGCGTGAGCTGGAGCGTCAGCGTGAGATTCTGGAGTCCGGCGGGCGCGTCGAGCCCTCGACGATGCACTACGACCCGACGACCGACGAGGTCCACTCGCTTCGCAGCAAGGAAGAGGCCCACGACTACCGCTACTTCCCCGAGCCGGACCTGCTTCCCATAGAGCATTCTTCCGGGTGGGTGGATGAGATACGAAGCCGGATGCCGGAGCTCCCGGACGAGATGCGGCGCCGCTTCGTGTCGGACTACGGGCTGTCGTCCTACGATGCCGGGGTGCTCACCGCCGACCGCGACCTCGCCGCTTTCTACGAGGAAGTCGCCGGACAGACCGACCCGAAGCAGGCCGCAAACTGGACGAGCGGCGACCTTCGCGCGTTGCTCAACGAAAAGAACACGGAGATAAGCCGCTCCGGAGTAACACCGCGGCATCTGGTCTCCCTTATCAGGCTCGTCGAGGACGGCACGGTTAGCCGGAGCGCGGCAAAGACCGTTCTGGCAAAAGTCTCCGAAACGGGTGACGAGCCGCAGGCCGTCATAGAGCGCGAAGGACTGGCCCAGACGGACACCGACGAGCTATCCGGCATCCTGGATGACGTTATCCGGAAAAACCCGGACGAAGCGGAGCGGGTGCGCGGGGGGGATCAGAAAGTAATTGGCTTTCTTGTCGGTCAGGTGATGAAGGTAACTCGCGGCAACGCCGACGGCGGCGAGGTTCGCAGGCTCTTTCTAGAGAAGCTCGGTCTCTGA
- the gatA gene encoding Asp-tRNA(Asn)/Glu-tRNA(Gln) amidotransferase subunit GatA produces MTELLSLTAYELARKIMSKEISAGDAAAVANERIEAVDDDVKSFITRTPEIASERAARIDGRLANGDDLELWEGVPLVVKDVLSTKGTQTTCGSKMLEGFTPVYDATALTNFSGDLVMVGKANMDEFAMGSSTENSAYFSTKNPWDLSRVPGGSSGGSAAAVAAGEGWWALGTDTGGSVRQPASFCGMVGLKPTYGRVSRYGLIAFASSLDQIGPMTRDVRDAALLLQAIAGHDPLDSTSAKAAVPDYLSDLEGGVSGLRVGVVTELMGAQGVEPEVREITEKTVRDLEAAGASVGEVSLPHATYGLPAYYIIAPAELSSNLARFDGVRYGLRAEASGVHEMYRATREAGFGDEAKRRIMLGTYALSSGYYDAYYAQAQKVRTRIIEDFREAFSEYDVLVTPTCPTPAFEIGDKVDDPLAMYANDICAVPASLAGVPAISIPAGLSDGMPVGVQLMADHFEEPKLLRAAYAAEQASGFRFTVKPETGPESVS; encoded by the coding sequence ATGACGGAGCTCCTGAGCCTCACCGCCTACGAGCTGGCGCGGAAGATAATGTCGAAGGAGATCTCGGCCGGAGACGCAGCAGCCGTCGCCAACGAGCGCATCGAGGCCGTTGACGATGATGTGAAGTCCTTTATCACCCGGACACCGGAGATTGCCTCGGAGCGCGCCGCCCGGATAGACGGGCGCCTTGCAAACGGCGATGACCTTGAACTCTGGGAGGGCGTCCCGCTTGTCGTCAAGGACGTTCTCTCGACGAAAGGCACGCAGACCACCTGCGGGTCGAAGATGCTCGAAGGCTTCACTCCCGTCTACGACGCGACCGCCCTGACGAACTTCTCCGGGGACCTCGTTATGGTCGGCAAGGCCAACATGGACGAGTTCGCGATGGGTTCCTCAACCGAGAACTCCGCCTACTTCTCGACAAAGAACCCCTGGGACCTGAGCCGGGTTCCGGGCGGCTCCTCCGGGGGTTCCGCCGCCGCCGTCGCCGCCGGAGAGGGCTGGTGGGCCCTGGGGACGGACACGGGCGGTTCTGTCAGGCAGCCCGCGTCGTTCTGCGGGATGGTCGGGTTGAAGCCGACCTACGGGCGCGTCTCGCGGTACGGGCTTATAGCCTTCGCCTCGTCCCTGGATCAGATCGGCCCGATGACCCGCGACGTGCGCGACGCCGCGCTTCTTCTGCAGGCCATCGCCGGACACGACCCGCTGGATTCAACCAGCGCGAAGGCCGCCGTCCCGGACTACCTGAGCGACCTCGAAGGCGGCGTCTCCGGCCTGAGGGTCGGCGTGGTAACGGAGCTTATGGGCGCCCAGGGCGTCGAGCCGGAGGTCCGAGAGATAACGGAGAAAACGGTTCGTGACCTCGAAGCCGCCGGAGCTTCGGTCGGGGAGGTCAGCCTGCCGCACGCAACGTACGGGCTTCCCGCCTACTACATCATCGCCCCGGCGGAGCTTTCGTCCAACCTCGCCCGCTTCGACGGGGTTCGCTACGGGCTGCGCGCCGAAGCTTCGGGCGTGCATGAGATGTACCGGGCGACCCGCGAGGCCGGGTTCGGGGACGAGGCGAAGCGGCGCATCATGCTCGGTACGTACGCGCTTTCGAGCGGCTACTACGATGCCTACTACGCGCAGGCCCAGAAGGTCCGGACGCGCATCATCGAAGACTTCCGAGAGGCTTTCTCAGAGTACGATGTTCTCGTGACCCCGACCTGCCCGACCCCGGCGTTTGAAATAGGGGACAAGGTAGACGACCCGCTCGCCATGTACGCAAACGACATCTGCGCCGTCCCGGCGTCGCTCGCCGGGGTCCCGGCCATCTCCATCCCGGCGGGGCTTTCGGACGGGATGCCCGTCGGGGTGCAGCTTATGGCGGATCACTTCGAGGAACCGAAGCTGCTGCGGGCTGCATACGCGGCGGAGCAGGCATCGGGGTTCCGCTTCACTGTAAAGCCGGAGACAGGTCCGGAGTCGGTGTCGTGA
- the gatC gene encoding Asp-tRNA(Asn)/Glu-tRNA(Gln) amidotransferase subunit GatC, which yields MISEEQVRHIANLARLGLTDSEIKRMGGQLDAILDSIEEIQKLDLDGVKPTANPLELTNVLRDDEPREELPREAALKNAPEPDDELFVVPRID from the coding sequence ATGATCTCCGAAGAACAGGTGCGGCACATCGCAAACCTTGCGAGGCTCGGCCTCACGGACAGTGAAATAAAGAGGATGGGAGGTCAGCTGGACGCCATACTCGACAGCATCGAGGAGATCCAGAAACTGGATCTCGACGGCGTAAAGCCAACCGCGAATCCCCTGGAGCTGACGAACGTCCTGCGCGACGACGAACCGCGGGAAGAACTCCCGCGCGAAGCCGCCCTGAAAAACGCCCCCGAGCCGGACGATGAACTCTTCGTTGTCCCGAGGATCGACTGA
- the folD gene encoding bifunctional methylenetetrahydrofolate dehydrogenase/methenyltetrahydrofolate cyclohydrolase FolD translates to MTEILDGKETARKLREEIKEKVSELRERGVRVRLDVILASYDPASATYVAMKERDCAEVGIESRIHRFDESVTQGELSKLVDELNANDAVSGFFIQLPLYSHLDHVPLISKIRPEKDVDGLSPISAGNLAVGLPALLPCTPHGVIQMLKRANIEIEGRHAVVVGRSNLVGKPLSQLLLRLNATVTVCHSRTKDLPGITSQADILCVAAGRPGMVGAEFVKEGAVVVDVGIHRTEKGSLTGDVLYDEVAPKASYITPVPGGVGPMTRAMLLYNTVSAAEN, encoded by the coding sequence ATGACAGAGATTCTCGACGGAAAAGAGACCGCAAGGAAGCTCAGGGAAGAGATAAAGGAGAAGGTTTCGGAGCTCCGTGAGCGCGGCGTCCGCGTGCGCCTCGACGTGATCCTCGCCAGCTACGACCCCGCCTCTGCGACCTACGTCGCCATGAAAGAACGCGACTGCGCCGAAGTCGGAATAGAATCCCGCATCCACCGCTTCGACGAGTCCGTGACGCAGGGAGAACTTTCGAAACTCGTAGACGAACTGAACGCCAACGATGCGGTCTCCGGCTTCTTTATCCAGCTTCCGCTCTACTCGCATCTCGATCACGTCCCGCTCATCAGCAAGATCCGCCCCGAAAAGGACGTGGACGGTCTTTCTCCGATAAGCGCAGGGAACCTGGCGGTGGGGCTTCCGGCCCTTCTGCCCTGCACCCCGCACGGCGTCATACAGATGCTGAAGCGAGCGAACATCGAAATAGAGGGCAGGCACGCCGTCGTGGTCGGACGCTCGAACCTCGTCGGAAAACCGCTTTCGCAACTGCTCTTGCGCCTGAACGCCACCGTAACCGTCTGCCATTCGCGAACGAAAGACCTGCCGGGGATAACTTCTCAGGCCGACATCCTCTGCGTCGCAGCCGGGAGGCCGGGCATGGTCGGGGCGGAGTTTGTAAAAGAAGGCGCGGTGGTGGTGGACGTAGGCATCCACCGCACGGAGAAGGGTTCGCTCACGGGGGACGTACTCTACGATGAGGTCGCCCCGAAAGCCTCGTATATCACCCCGGTTCCGGGCGGTGTCGGCCCGATGACGCGGGCGATGCTCCTGTACAACACCGTCTCGGCGGCGGAGAACTAG
- a CDS encoding putative manganese-dependent inorganic diphosphatase, giving the protein MERGLAFVYVTGHKNPDTDTVASAIGLAELRNLTDPENDYHPARLGEVNAQTDWALKKSGAKSPKRISHIMLRVKDVMKKELVVARRDDPLRNVGVVMSQRNIGQVPIVDEKGRLAGIITERDLARMYVRESREASSFENSPVWVHLIVEVLEGELLVEGAAKSANGKLWVVSMSEDSMGGQMDAGDVVVVGDRTGPQKRAIELGVSVLVVSNNIRPEKEVLDLARERGVAVVLSPLDSYVTSRLIQLSVPCWEVMSENPLTVEPDTLISDITQPVMEVHYRAAIAIDQDKIPVGVVSRTDLINPDPRRVALVDHAEIGQSIAGVERANVVEILDHHHLGDLETKTPMLATFDPVGSTATLIIERFRGIGLDPEKTTATMLLAAVLSDTVILNSPTTTGRDREVVKYLEEYLDLDAQQFGMEMFEASSDVTDLTAQEITARDAKEYKVGAGETICIAQVETVGKVILERRDELLKTLESTREKEGYLLFALMVTDIIEQGTELLCVGECSIAEYAFDAKAENGAIDLPGVMSRKKQVAPKLLAAF; this is encoded by the coding sequence ATGGAGCGCGGTTTGGCGTTTGTGTATGTAACAGGCCACAAGAACCCGGACACGGATACGGTGGCGTCGGCCATCGGGCTTGCGGAGCTCAGAAACCTCACGGACCCGGAGAACGACTACCATCCGGCTCGGCTCGGGGAGGTCAACGCGCAGACGGACTGGGCTTTAAAGAAAAGCGGGGCGAAGAGCCCGAAGAGGATCTCCCACATCATGCTCCGGGTCAAGGACGTGATGAAGAAGGAGCTCGTGGTGGCCCGGCGCGATGATCCGTTGCGGAACGTCGGGGTGGTGATGAGCCAGCGGAACATCGGGCAGGTTCCGATCGTGGACGAGAAGGGGAGGCTCGCCGGGATAATCACCGAGCGGGACCTTGCCCGGATGTATGTCCGGGAGTCCCGCGAGGCGTCGAGCTTCGAGAACTCGCCGGTCTGGGTTCACCTTATCGTCGAGGTTCTTGAGGGGGAGCTCCTTGTAGAAGGAGCGGCGAAGAGCGCAAACGGCAAGCTCTGGGTTGTCTCGATGAGCGAGGACTCGATGGGCGGCCAGATGGATGCCGGGGACGTGGTGGTCGTCGGGGACAGAACCGGGCCGCAGAAACGGGCGATAGAACTCGGCGTCAGCGTGCTGGTCGTCTCGAACAACATTCGTCCTGAGAAAGAGGTGCTCGACCTTGCAAGGGAGAGGGGCGTTGCGGTCGTGCTGTCGCCGCTGGACTCGTACGTAACGAGCCGCCTCATACAGCTCTCCGTACCGTGCTGGGAGGTGATGAGCGAAAACCCTCTGACCGTCGAGCCGGACACGCTTATCTCGGACATAACGCAGCCCGTTATGGAGGTGCATTACCGGGCGGCCATTGCAATAGATCAGGACAAAATCCCCGTCGGGGTCGTCTCCCGCACCGACCTCATAAACCCGGACCCGAGGCGGGTCGCGCTCGTCGACCACGCCGAGATAGGACAGTCCATCGCCGGGGTCGAGCGGGCGAACGTCGTAGAGATTCTGGACCACCACCACCTCGGCGACCTCGAGACAAAGACCCCGATGCTTGCTACCTTTGATCCTGTCGGCTCGACCGCGACGCTTATCATCGAGCGCTTCCGGGGCATCGGCCTCGATCCGGAGAAGACGACCGCGACGATGCTTCTGGCCGCCGTCCTCTCGGATACCGTTATCCTCAACTCCCCGACAACGACCGGGCGGGACCGGGAGGTCGTGAAGTATCTGGAGGAGTACCTGGACCTCGACGCACAGCAGTTCGGGATGGAGATGTTTGAAGCGTCGTCGGACGTGACGGATCTGACGGCTCAGGAGATCACGGCCCGCGACGCAAAGGAGTACAAGGTCGGGGCGGGCGAGACCATCTGCATCGCGCAGGTCGAGACGGTCGGGAAGGTTATTCTGGAGCGCAGAGACGAACTCCTCAAAACGCTCGAAAGCACCCGCGAGAAGGAGGGATATCTGCTCTTTGCGCTGATGGTCACGGACATCATCGAGCAGGGCACGGAGCTTCTGTGCGTCGGGGAATGTTCCATCGCAGAGTACGCCTTCGACGCGAAGGCCGAGAACGGTGCTATAGACCTTCCCGGGGTGATGAGCCGCAAAAAGCAGGTCGCTCCGAAGCTCCTCGCGGCTTTCTAG